Proteins encoded in a region of the Blastococcus sp. Marseille-P5729 genome:
- a CDS encoding FAD-binding oxidoreductase, producing MNENLTEVVPPSVWWGWGDPARSHGVPEHVAQMLADEFGASLHEQPPAGLDDVRIPEPRLTDDALQALRATGCEVLTDREERAAHSGGKSYPDLYRRRAGDCAEAPDAVVCPHDEAEVVALLAACVERGIAVVPYGGGTSVVGGLKPLSGEHDAVISVDLRHLAEMTSIEPENHRATFGAGMRGPALEAALQPHGFTLGHYPQSHQQASIGGYVATRSAGQASTGYGRSDELVERVRVVTPQGVLDLGGSAPASAAGPRLIDLVIGSEGTLGIITEVTMRIHRAPAHKRYAAWLFESFDIGREALRDAMHECGPGQMPAVCRLSDEEETRVALAQIGGAKASFVQRYAALRGMANPAIGIFLWEGDEESTGFGKHRCESVFTRRGGVRLGPVAARSWEKGRFNAPYLRDHLMGRGMLVETLETAQSWSESMTTYRAVQAAIQGALGPDASVQCHISHVYETGASLYYTFLAKAEEDGIAQWERVKKAASEAIVATRATITHHHAVGTDHAPYLSAELTRAGRWVTETGGLALDVLRAAKATLDPAGILNPGKLMEGGARG from the coding sequence ATGAACGAGAACCTGACCGAGGTCGTGCCGCCGTCCGTCTGGTGGGGCTGGGGTGACCCCGCGCGCTCGCACGGCGTCCCGGAGCACGTGGCGCAGATGCTGGCCGACGAGTTCGGCGCGAGCCTGCACGAGCAGCCGCCGGCCGGTCTCGACGATGTGCGGATCCCCGAGCCTCGGCTCACCGACGACGCTCTGCAGGCCTTGCGGGCCACAGGTTGCGAGGTGCTCACCGATCGTGAGGAGCGCGCCGCGCACTCCGGGGGCAAGAGCTACCCCGACCTCTACCGCCGCCGCGCCGGCGACTGCGCCGAGGCTCCGGACGCCGTCGTGTGCCCGCACGACGAGGCCGAGGTGGTGGCGCTCCTGGCGGCGTGCGTCGAGCGTGGGATCGCCGTCGTCCCGTACGGCGGAGGCACCAGCGTCGTCGGTGGGCTCAAGCCGCTGTCCGGTGAGCACGACGCGGTGATCAGCGTCGACCTCCGCCACCTCGCCGAGATGACCTCGATCGAGCCGGAGAACCACCGCGCGACCTTCGGTGCCGGCATGCGCGGCCCAGCGCTCGAGGCGGCTCTGCAGCCGCACGGGTTCACTCTCGGTCACTATCCGCAGAGCCACCAGCAAGCATCGATCGGTGGCTATGTAGCAACCCGCTCCGCGGGCCAGGCCTCCACCGGATACGGACGCTCCGACGAGCTGGTCGAGCGGGTCCGCGTCGTCACGCCGCAGGGCGTCCTCGACCTCGGCGGCTCGGCCCCGGCGTCCGCTGCCGGGCCCCGGCTGATCGACCTCGTCATCGGTAGCGAGGGAACCCTCGGCATCATCACCGAGGTCACCATGCGCATCCACCGAGCGCCCGCCCACAAGCGGTACGCCGCCTGGCTGTTCGAGTCGTTCGACATCGGCCGTGAGGCGCTGCGGGACGCCATGCACGAGTGTGGACCGGGGCAGATGCCCGCGGTCTGCCGGCTCTCCGACGAGGAGGAGACGCGTGTCGCGCTCGCGCAGATCGGCGGCGCCAAGGCGTCGTTCGTGCAGCGGTACGCCGCACTGCGAGGCATGGCGAACCCCGCCATCGGCATCTTCCTGTGGGAGGGCGACGAGGAGTCCACCGGCTTCGGCAAGCACCGGTGCGAGTCCGTCTTCACCCGGCGCGGCGGCGTCCGGCTCGGTCCGGTGGCCGCGCGGTCGTGGGAGAAGGGCCGCTTCAACGCGCCTTACCTCCGCGATCACCTCATGGGCCGCGGCATGCTCGTCGAGACGCTCGAGACCGCGCAGTCCTGGAGCGAGTCGATGACCACCTACCGCGCCGTGCAGGCCGCGATCCAGGGAGCGCTCGGCCCGGACGCCTCGGTGCAGTGCCACATCTCGCACGTCTACGAGACCGGGGCGTCGCTGTACTACACCTTCCTGGCGAAGGCCGAGGAGGACGGAATCGCGCAGTGGGAGCGGGTGAAGAAGGCGGCGTCCGAGGCGATCGTGGCGACCCGCGCGACCATCACCCACCATCACGCCGTCGGCACCGACCATGCCCCCTACCTCTCCGCCGAGCTCACCCGCGCCGGCCGCTGGGTCACCGAGACCGGCGGGCTCGCGCTCGATGTGCTGCGCGCCGCGAAGGCGACGCTCGACCCGGCCGGCATCCTCAACCCCGGCAAGCTCATGGAGGGAGGCGCGCGTGGCTAG
- the metG gene encoding methionine--tRNA ligase, producing the protein MPETSATSFFITTPIYYVTAAPHIGSSYTTTAADVLARWHRHRGENVYFLTGTDEHGQKVMRTAEKNGKSPQEFVDGLVESEWKPAWRLLDIEYDRFIRTTDEDHVRQVQEFWQRLYDAGHVYEGEYSGNYCVDCEEFKSDDDLDAEGNCLVHERPAEHFTEKNYFFRLSEFGDRLLALYDEVPDFIAPTASRNEIINYVKSGLNDLSISRSSFDWGIKVPWDETQVLYVWIDALLNYSSAAQIYDDPGEFAEVWPPTHLMSRDILRFHSVIWPAMLMAAGIEPPRRVYVHGYLLVGGKKMAKSNATAIHPREIVDHFGADAYRYYFMKAIPFGSDASFSWEHLHAVYTDELANNLGNLASRVAAMIGKYFDGVLPAPGPLTDADGGIADLLTSTARAADVAINGLQIHEAVTATHDFVTAVNGYITEQAPWKVAKEDTPIAKERLATILYTCAEALRAIAVLHSPVMPTAARRLWDSLGAAEKLGPLEEQLISSAAEWGRLPAGATITKGEVLFPRVEMDAEEGA; encoded by the coding sequence ATGCCTGAAACCTCGGCGACGTCCTTCTTCATCACGACGCCCATCTATTACGTGACCGCTGCTCCGCACATCGGAAGCTCGTACACAACGACGGCGGCCGACGTGCTCGCCCGTTGGCACCGGCACCGCGGTGAGAACGTGTACTTCCTCACCGGGACCGACGAGCACGGCCAGAAGGTGATGCGCACTGCGGAGAAGAACGGCAAGTCGCCGCAGGAGTTCGTGGACGGCCTGGTCGAGTCCGAGTGGAAGCCCGCCTGGAGGCTGCTCGACATCGAGTACGACCGGTTCATCCGCACCACCGACGAGGACCACGTCCGTCAGGTCCAGGAGTTCTGGCAGCGCCTGTACGACGCGGGCCACGTCTACGAGGGCGAGTACTCCGGCAACTACTGCGTCGACTGTGAGGAGTTCAAGTCCGACGACGACCTCGACGCCGAGGGCAACTGCCTGGTGCACGAGCGCCCTGCCGAGCACTTCACCGAGAAGAACTACTTCTTCCGGCTCAGCGAGTTCGGCGATCGGCTGCTCGCCTTGTACGACGAGGTTCCAGACTTCATCGCGCCCACCGCGAGCCGCAACGAGATCATCAACTACGTCAAGTCCGGCCTGAACGACCTGTCGATCAGCCGCTCGTCGTTCGACTGGGGCATCAAGGTGCCGTGGGACGAGACCCAGGTGCTGTACGTCTGGATCGACGCGCTGCTGAACTACAGCAGCGCGGCGCAGATCTACGACGATCCTGGCGAGTTCGCCGAGGTGTGGCCGCCGACCCACCTGATGAGCCGCGACATCCTGCGTTTCCACTCGGTCATCTGGCCGGCGATGCTGATGGCGGCGGGGATCGAGCCCCCGCGCCGCGTCTACGTGCACGGCTACCTGCTGGTCGGCGGCAAGAAGATGGCCAAGAGCAATGCGACGGCTATCCATCCGCGGGAGATCGTCGATCACTTCGGCGCCGACGCCTACCGGTACTACTTCATGAAGGCGATCCCGTTCGGCTCGGACGCGTCCTTCTCGTGGGAGCACCTGCACGCGGTCTACACCGACGAGCTGGCCAACAACCTCGGCAATCTTGCCAGCCGCGTGGCGGCGATGATCGGCAAGTATTTCGACGGCGTCCTACCGGCGCCGGGGCCGCTGACCGATGCGGACGGCGGGATCGCCGACCTGCTGACCAGCACCGCCCGCGCCGCGGACGTGGCGATCAACGGCCTGCAGATTCACGAGGCGGTCACTGCGACGCACGACTTCGTGACTGCCGTGAACGGCTACATCACCGAGCAGGCGCCGTGGAAGGTCGCCAAGGAGGACACGCCGATCGCCAAGGAGCGGCTGGCGACGATTCTGTACACCTGCGCCGAGGCGTTGCGGGCCATCGCCGTCCTCCACAGCCCAGTGATGCCGACCGCGGCGCGCCGGCTCTGGGACTCGCTCGGTGCTGCAGAGAAGCTCGGCCCGTTGGAGGAGCAGCTGATCTCCAGCGCGGCCGAATGGGGCCGGTTGCCGGCCGGCGCGACCATCACCAAGGGCGAGGTGCTGTTCCCGCGCGTCGAGATGGACGCCGAGGAAGGGGCCTAA
- the rsmI gene encoding 16S rRNA (cytidine(1402)-2'-O)-methyltransferase has product MTEQDDRTPETSARWAVPPGTLVLAGTPLGNRGDATDRLRTALATADVVAAEDTRRVRRLAADLDVRIAGRVLSYYDQVEAQRAPELVEALRAGQSVLVVTDAGMPSVSDPGYRVVEAAVNAGLPVTCLPGPSAVTVALALSGLPSDRFCFEGFAPRKPGERARLLAELANERRTMVLLEAPHRVTAMLEACVEAFGADRRAAVCRELTKTYEEVRRGTLGELVEWSRDGVRGEITLVIAGAEPASELDADELVRLVEQEVASGSSKKDAVALVAAAPGTPKRTVFDAYPRR; this is encoded by the coding sequence GTGACCGAGCAGGACGACCGCACGCCCGAGACCAGTGCCCGCTGGGCGGTCCCGCCGGGCACCCTCGTGCTCGCGGGGACGCCGTTGGGCAACAGGGGTGATGCCACCGACCGGCTGCGCACCGCCCTGGCCACCGCGGACGTCGTCGCGGCCGAGGACACCAGGCGGGTGCGGCGACTCGCCGCCGACCTCGACGTTCGGATCGCCGGCCGCGTCCTGTCCTACTACGACCAGGTCGAGGCGCAGCGAGCGCCGGAGCTCGTCGAGGCGCTGCGGGCCGGACAGTCGGTCCTCGTGGTGACGGACGCCGGCATGCCGTCTGTCTCCGACCCCGGCTACCGCGTCGTCGAGGCGGCTGTGAACGCCGGACTGCCCGTCACCTGCCTACCGGGGCCGTCGGCCGTGACCGTCGCCCTGGCGTTATCCGGTCTGCCGAGCGACCGGTTCTGCTTCGAAGGGTTCGCGCCGCGCAAACCCGGCGAGCGGGCCCGGCTGCTCGCCGAGCTGGCCAACGAGCGCCGCACGATGGTCCTGCTCGAGGCGCCGCACCGGGTCACCGCGATGCTGGAGGCGTGCGTCGAGGCCTTCGGCGCGGACCGCCGCGCGGCCGTCTGCCGCGAGCTGACCAAGACCTACGAGGAGGTGCGCCGCGGCACCCTCGGGGAGCTCGTCGAGTGGTCGCGAGACGGCGTCCGCGGCGAGATCACCCTCGTCATCGCGGGCGCCGAGCCAGCGAGTGAGCTGGACGCCGACGAGCTCGTCCGCCTCGTGGAGCAGGAGGTCGCCTCAGGCTCGAGCAAGAAGGACGCCGTGGCGCTCGTCGCGGCCGCCCCCGGAACCCCGAAGCGCACCGTCTTTGACGCCTACCCCCGGCGCTAG
- a CDS encoding TatD family hydrolase codes for MAKSKAQQEREKTPPAAPAPLPVPVPDNHTHLDIVIEWLGGTPSEHLDRAEQVGIDRIVQVGTDVQSSRWAAQLAADDHRVLAAVALHPNDAARNTDGLDDALAVIDELAAQPRVRAIGETGLDFYRTREEDGIARQRESFARHIDIAKRHGIALMIHDRDAHDAVFDVLAAEGAPETVVFHCFSGDAQMARRCADAGWFMSFAGNTTFNASAGLREAYGVAPRELLLVETDAPFLTPMPHRGRPNGSYLTPLTIGRMAAERDEDLAELCQALADNTERVYGAW; via the coding sequence GTGGCCAAGAGCAAGGCGCAGCAGGAGCGCGAGAAGACGCCGCCGGCGGCACCCGCCCCGCTGCCGGTGCCGGTGCCGGACAACCACACCCACCTCGACATCGTGATCGAGTGGCTGGGCGGGACGCCGTCCGAGCACCTCGACCGCGCGGAGCAGGTCGGCATCGACCGGATCGTGCAGGTCGGCACCGACGTGCAGTCCTCGCGGTGGGCGGCGCAGCTGGCCGCCGACGATCACCGGGTGCTGGCGGCGGTGGCGCTGCACCCCAACGACGCCGCCCGCAACACTGACGGGCTGGACGACGCCCTCGCCGTGATCGACGAGCTGGCCGCGCAGCCGCGGGTGCGGGCCATCGGCGAGACCGGGCTGGACTTCTACCGCACTCGCGAGGAAGACGGCATCGCTCGCCAGCGGGAGTCCTTCGCCCGGCATATCGACATCGCGAAGCGGCACGGGATCGCGCTGATGATCCACGACCGCGACGCCCACGATGCCGTGTTCGACGTTTTGGCCGCCGAAGGGGCGCCGGAGACCGTCGTGTTCCACTGCTTCTCCGGTGATGCGCAGATGGCGCGGCGGTGCGCGGACGCCGGGTGGTTCATGAGCTTCGCGGGGAACACGACCTTCAACGCCTCCGCCGGCCTGCGTGAGGCCTACGGCGTGGCGCCCCGCGAGTTGCTGCTGGTGGAGACCGATGCTCCGTTCCTCACCCCGATGCCGCATCGGGGCCGGCCCAACGGGTCGTACCTGACCCCGCTGACGATCGGGCGGATGGCCGCCGAGCGCGACGAGGATCTCGCGGAGCTGTGCCAGGCGCTGGCCGACAACACCGAACGCGTATACGGGGCCTGGTAG
- a CDS encoding DUF4185 domain-containing protein: protein MVRLRPRGRVWAAACVLATLVSGCTSIDDTTEPIGPVVQCVPFDPVGSIDQLNTQIATTKASPYFLGADVGASVPLSDGRSIWVFGDTVRGAEVGGDRMVRNSMLMFEPGCLRPVVPPDGGAVIPDRDATVGYWPMSIAVVPQKGFDLVGVMAQRVTGSGNAWSFQTLGPAIAVFRVEPGELPELIEVTDLGPDNPSPANPTWGAASAIGPDGFVYLYGTFKPADGSSFGYGVQVARAPVADVPHQQKWTYWNGVEWQPDPAQAAVLVQPVGGVSQTFSVVFRDGKTYLISKRDEALGEDLIAWVGDQPQGPFVASDPLAYIPSQPDKHLWVYMPIAHPDLLAKPDSVVVSISRNSDDLSIVLADPALYRPFFLEIELPD from the coding sequence GTGGTGCGCCTGCGGCCCAGGGGTCGGGTGTGGGCTGCCGCCTGCGTCCTCGCCACGCTGGTCTCGGGGTGTACGAGCATCGACGACACCACGGAGCCGATCGGTCCGGTGGTGCAGTGTGTGCCCTTCGACCCCGTCGGCTCGATCGACCAGCTCAACACCCAGATCGCCACGACGAAGGCGTCGCCGTACTTCCTCGGCGCCGACGTGGGCGCGAGCGTGCCACTGTCCGACGGGCGGTCGATCTGGGTCTTCGGCGACACGGTCCGCGGCGCCGAGGTCGGCGGTGACCGGATGGTGCGCAACTCGATGCTGATGTTCGAGCCCGGGTGCCTGCGCCCGGTGGTGCCGCCCGACGGCGGCGCAGTGATCCCGGACCGCGACGCGACGGTCGGCTACTGGCCGATGTCGATCGCCGTCGTACCGCAGAAGGGCTTCGACCTCGTCGGCGTCATGGCGCAACGGGTCACCGGATCCGGCAACGCATGGAGCTTCCAGACGCTTGGTCCCGCGATCGCGGTGTTCCGGGTCGAACCCGGCGAGCTGCCGGAGCTGATCGAGGTCACCGACCTCGGTCCGGACAATCCCTCGCCTGCGAACCCGACGTGGGGTGCGGCGTCCGCGATCGGCCCCGACGGCTTCGTCTACCTCTACGGGACCTTCAAGCCTGCCGACGGCTCGAGCTTCGGGTACGGCGTGCAGGTCGCCCGGGCGCCCGTCGCCGACGTCCCGCACCAGCAGAAGTGGACCTACTGGAACGGCGTCGAGTGGCAGCCCGACCCGGCCCAGGCCGCGGTCCTGGTGCAGCCGGTGGGCGGGGTGTCACAGACCTTCTCGGTGGTCTTCCGCGACGGCAAGACCTACCTGATCAGCAAGCGGGACGAGGCGCTGGGCGAGGACCTGATCGCCTGGGTGGGCGATCAGCCGCAGGGACCGTTCGTCGCCAGCGATCCGCTGGCCTACATCCCCTCCCAGCCCGACAAGCACCTGTGGGTCTACATGCCGATTGCGCACCCCGACCTGCTGGCCAAGCCCGACTCGGTCGTCGTGTCGATCTCTCGCAACTCCGACGATCTGTCGATCGTGCTCGCCGACCCCGCGCTCTACCGGCCGTTCTTCCTGGAGATCGAGCTGCCGGACTGA
- a CDS encoding diacylglycerol kinase family protein → MASPLHLLVNPLSRHGGEKRRALVERMLRTQGHEVRTHVTTAPGDAETYVGGLSEQDRVAVVGGDGTIAEAARGAVRSGAALIPLPGGRGNDLCRYFGVHLDLPKAVLAIPTYVERRVDAGAVDGRVFLGVATIGFDSIANDNANSSRLRGQVVYAAGALRALARWKPVTFGLVVDGQPREVHGWSVVVGNTGRYGGGMRICPDAEVDDGLLDLVTIADGSKLEFLRSLPSVFDGTHVDNPRVRTERVRTVRIESIDGGNRAHRRRMAMFADGDRIADVPLEVGVLPGAVRLIVPHPRKAR, encoded by the coding sequence GTGGCTAGCCCCCTGCACCTGCTGGTCAACCCGCTGTCCCGGCATGGCGGGGAGAAGCGCCGCGCCCTGGTCGAGCGCATGCTGCGTACCCAGGGGCACGAGGTGCGCACTCACGTGACCACCGCACCCGGTGACGCCGAGACCTACGTCGGTGGCCTCTCAGAGCAGGATCGAGTCGCGGTGGTGGGTGGCGACGGAACGATCGCCGAGGCTGCCCGCGGAGCCGTCCGCAGCGGCGCGGCGCTGATCCCGCTGCCCGGCGGCCGGGGCAACGACCTGTGCCGGTACTTCGGCGTCCACCTGGACCTGCCGAAGGCGGTGCTGGCCATCCCCACCTACGTCGAGCGGCGGGTCGACGCCGGCGCCGTCGACGGACGCGTGTTCCTCGGCGTGGCCACGATCGGGTTCGACTCGATCGCCAACGACAACGCCAACTCCTCCCGGCTGCGCGGCCAGGTCGTCTACGCGGCGGGCGCGCTGCGGGCGCTCGCGCGGTGGAAACCTGTCACCTTCGGCCTCGTCGTCGACGGCCAGCCGCGCGAGGTCCACGGCTGGTCGGTCGTCGTCGGCAACACCGGTCGCTACGGCGGCGGCATGAGGATCTGCCCGGACGCCGAGGTGGATGACGGCCTGCTCGATCTCGTCACGATCGCGGACGGCAGCAAGCTCGAGTTCCTGCGGTCCCTGCCGTCGGTGTTCGACGGCACCCACGTCGACAACCCGCGGGTACGCACCGAGCGGGTACGCACCGTACGCATCGAGTCGATCGACGGCGGGAACCGCGCGCACCGGCGACGGATGGCGATGTTCGCCGACGGCGACCGGATCGCCGACGTACCGCTGGAGGTCGGGGTGCTGCCCGGCGCCGTCCGCCTCATCGTCCCGCACCCGCGCAAGGCTCGCTGA
- a CDS encoding TrmH family RNA methyltransferase → MSQLRGTDLKRLHRSWKRTGPPELALVLESVASPWNVGAIVRTAAALGVTHLYLAGETASPRSAKTQKTALGTDRYLRWSMHDDGPSAIAAAQADGYHVVAVELADESTPMHQLDLRRPVALLLGHEDRGVTAAALAASDAVGFLPQVGRVGSLNVATAASIAMYEARRQHWTTLQDTPSWGPGSPDD, encoded by the coding sequence GTGAGCCAGCTGCGCGGAACGGACCTGAAACGGCTGCACCGCAGCTGGAAGCGCACCGGGCCACCCGAGCTCGCGCTGGTCCTCGAGTCGGTGGCCTCGCCATGGAACGTCGGCGCCATCGTGCGGACCGCCGCCGCGCTCGGCGTCACCCACCTGTATCTCGCGGGCGAGACCGCCTCACCCCGATCGGCCAAGACGCAGAAGACCGCGCTCGGTACTGACCGCTACCTGAGGTGGAGCATGCACGACGACGGACCGTCCGCCATCGCCGCGGCACAGGCTGACGGCTACCACGTGGTGGCCGTCGAGCTCGCCGACGAGTCGACGCCGATGCACCAGCTCGACCTACGGCGTCCGGTCGCGCTCCTGCTCGGGCACGAGGACCGGGGCGTGACGGCGGCCGCGCTCGCTGCCAGCGACGCGGTCGGGTTCCTGCCGCAGGTGGGACGCGTGGGCTCGCTGAACGTCGCGACCGCGGCGTCCATCGCGATGTACGAGGCGCGCCGCCAGCACTGGACAACCCTGCAGGACACGCCGTCCTGGGGGCCCGGGAGTCCCGACGACTAG
- a CDS encoding dolichyl-phosphate-mannose--protein mannosyltransferase — translation MTTDVRTTEPEEAAFATEPSPPAYAEDVDREYRALVARRLFPPMPKDRLAAWLGTLLIVAAAAVVRLMNIGFPSRLAFDEAYYVPEADQMLRYGFEENRAYYFIVHPPFGKWNIALGQWLFGYSPLGWRFASVLAGVVAIALLSFVVRRLTRSTFLGLAAALMLACDGLAFALSRTGILDIFLQVWVLAGFTCLVLDRDRFRRQLADAYVEDEMHGPLGPRVGFRWWRLAAGVCFGLAASVKWSGAYFLALFAILSVWWDVGAYRLIGLRRPYWVGVRRSLPFAFWDLAIVPVLAYMLSWIGWFAGESSQGRHWAEGRETAFPFIPEAIRSWWHMQGEWLKFHNGLDSPHPWQSEPWSWLFGGRPVLMINDHLTGGEVETWRTITMIGNPALWWLFVIAAVWCVWRLVTRRDWVAGTVIAGIVAGWALWLINAERTMFLFYMAPVVPFFLIGITLGLQDVLGKPSDSLLRRRLGAAAVASYLAVVVVLFVFFLPVLNGTELTGPERAARMWLTTWG, via the coding sequence GTGACTACCGACGTGCGGACGACCGAGCCGGAGGAAGCGGCCTTCGCGACCGAGCCGTCGCCGCCGGCGTACGCCGAGGACGTCGACCGCGAGTACCGGGCGCTGGTCGCCCGCCGGCTGTTCCCGCCGATGCCGAAGGACCGGCTCGCGGCATGGCTGGGGACGCTGCTGATCGTGGCGGCCGCCGCCGTCGTCCGGCTGATGAACATCGGGTTCCCGAGCCGGCTGGCCTTCGACGAGGCGTACTACGTGCCCGAGGCCGACCAGATGCTGCGCTACGGCTTCGAGGAGAACCGGGCGTACTACTTCATCGTCCACCCGCCGTTCGGCAAGTGGAACATCGCACTCGGTCAATGGCTGTTCGGCTACTCCCCGCTCGGCTGGCGATTCGCCAGCGTGCTGGCCGGAGTGGTCGCCATAGCGCTGCTGTCCTTCGTGGTGCGGCGGTTGACCCGCTCGACCTTCCTGGGGCTGGCCGCGGCGTTGATGCTGGCCTGTGACGGGTTGGCCTTCGCGCTCAGCCGGACCGGCATCCTCGACATCTTCCTGCAGGTGTGGGTGCTGGCCGGCTTCACCTGTCTCGTGCTCGACCGGGACCGGTTCCGCCGTCAGCTCGCGGACGCGTACGTCGAGGACGAGATGCACGGGCCGCTGGGGCCGCGGGTGGGCTTCCGTTGGTGGCGGCTGGCCGCCGGCGTCTGCTTCGGCCTGGCGGCCTCGGTCAAGTGGAGCGGCGCCTACTTCCTCGCCCTGTTCGCGATCCTGAGCGTCTGGTGGGACGTCGGAGCGTACCGGCTGATCGGCTTACGGCGGCCGTATTGGGTCGGCGTACGCCGCTCCTTGCCGTTCGCGTTCTGGGATCTGGCGATCGTGCCCGTCCTGGCCTACATGCTGAGCTGGATCGGCTGGTTCGCTGGTGAAAGCTCACAGGGTCGGCACTGGGCCGAGGGACGCGAGACGGCCTTCCCGTTCATTCCCGAGGCGATCCGTTCCTGGTGGCACATGCAGGGCGAGTGGCTGAAGTTCCACAACGGCCTGGACAGCCCGCACCCCTGGCAGTCGGAGCCCTGGTCGTGGCTGTTCGGAGGCCGCCCGGTGCTCATGATCAACGACCACCTGACCGGCGGTGAGGTGGAGACCTGGCGCACGATCACGATGATCGGCAACCCCGCGCTCTGGTGGCTGTTCGTGATCGCCGCCGTGTGGTGCGTGTGGCGGCTGGTGACCCGCCGCGACTGGGTCGCCGGCACGGTGATCGCCGGGATCGTGGCCGGCTGGGCGCTGTGGCTGATCAACGCCGAGCGCACGATGTTCCTGTTCTACATGGCACCCGTGGTGCCGTTCTTCCTCATCGGGATCACCCTGGGTCTGCAGGACGTGCTCGGCAAGCCCAGTGACTCCCTCCTGCGGCGCCGGCTGGGCGCGGCGGCCGTGGCGAGCTACCTGGCGGTCGTGGTCGTGCTGTTCGTGTTTTTCCTGCCGGTGCTCAACGGCACCGAGCTGACCGGGCCCGAGCGCGCCGCCCGGATGTGGCTGACCACCTGGGGCTGA
- a CDS encoding class I SAM-dependent methyltransferase — translation MRPGGDHYFSDTPQAPSDPKDVDVLLPGLALTLSSDAGVFSHGRLDDATRILLESAPAPPTDGVLLDLGCGYGPIALALAARSPAAQVIAVDVNGRARGLTDANATRNGLRNVTTYAPEAVPEELRFRAIYSNPPVRIGKAAMQRLLLHWLHRLEDGGVAHLVVGKHLGADSLARWLASQGFSVQRRSSRKSYRVLEVGGGEQ, via the coding sequence ATGCGACCGGGCGGCGACCACTACTTCAGCGACACGCCGCAGGCCCCCAGCGACCCGAAGGACGTCGACGTCCTGCTGCCGGGCCTGGCCTTGACGCTGTCCAGCGACGCAGGGGTGTTCAGTCATGGGCGGCTGGACGACGCGACCCGGATCCTGCTCGAGTCCGCGCCGGCACCGCCGACGGACGGCGTACTGCTCGACCTCGGCTGCGGCTACGGACCGATCGCGCTCGCCCTCGCGGCGCGATCGCCGGCGGCGCAGGTGATCGCGGTCGACGTCAATGGGCGCGCCCGCGGGCTGACCGATGCGAACGCCACGCGCAACGGGCTGCGGAACGTCACGACCTATGCTCCCGAGGCGGTGCCCGAGGAGCTCCGGTTCCGGGCCATCTACTCCAACCCGCCGGTGCGGATCGGGAAGGCGGCGATGCAGCGGCTGCTGCTGCACTGGCTGCACCGGCTGGAGGACGGCGGCGTCGCCCATCTCGTCGTCGGCAAGCATCTCGGCGCCGACTCTCTGGCCAGATGGCTTGCCAGCCAAGGGTTCTCGGTGCAGCGACGGTCGTCACGCAAGAGCTATCGAGTCCTCGAGGTGGGGGGTGGTGAGCAGTGA